The following is a genomic window from Candidatus Paracaedibacteraceae bacterium.
ATTCATGGAATTGCTAAATACTTATGTCCATACAAGATACGGTAATGCTGCATGACCCAAATAACTTATGATGAGTTCGAAAAAGTTGATCTACGCTCTGGCACAATTATTAAAGCCGAGATCAACCAAAAAGCAAAAAAACCCGCTTACAAAATCTGGGTTGATTTTGGAGAAACCATTGGCATTAAACAAACATCAGCTCAGGTCACCCACCACTACACCCTTGAAAATCTGGTCGGAAAATCAGTGTTAGGCTGCGTTAATTTAGGGACTCGAAATATTGCTGGTTTTGTGTCAGAATTCCTATTGGTAGGGTTTAGTGATCCCGATGGTCATATCATCCTTGCCACCACAGATAGCACGATTCCCAACGGACAAAAACTTCACTAGAGGATAAAATGATTTTTGATTGGTCAGCGTTTTTTAATGGCTTTGGCACCGGCGCGGGTTTAATCATTGCTATTGGTGCTCAGAATGCTTTTATTTTAAAACAAGCCATTTTGCGCAATCATGTTTTGACAATTGCCATCGTTTGTTCGATTGTCGACACAGTTTTGATTTTATGTGGTGTTTTTGGTTTTGCAACACTCCTAGAATCGAGCCCTATTTTAATTCAAATCGCAAAGTGGGGTGGTTTTATTTTCTTAGGAATTTATGGATTACGGTCCTTTCTGGCCATGCGAAAAAGTCATGCTATAGAACTCGACAAATCAAAGAAGAAACCATCTTGGCGGAAAATTATTGCGTTAACACTCGCT
Proteins encoded in this region:
- a CDS encoding tRNA-binding protein codes for the protein MTQITYDEFEKVDLRSGTIIKAEINQKAKKPAYKIWVDFGETIGIKQTSAQVTHHYTLENLVGKSVLGCVNLGTRNIAGFVSEFLLVGFSDPDGHIILATTDSTIPNGQKLH
- a CDS encoding amino acid transporter; this translates as MIFDWSAFFNGFGTGAGLIIAIGAQNAFILKQAILRNHVLTIAIVCSIVDTVLILCGVFGFATLLESSPILIQIAKWGGFIFLGIYGLRSFLAMRKSHAIELDKSKKKPSWRKIIALTLAFSLLNPHVYLDAVVLLGSISSQFPDAEQPSFAVGACLASITWFFSLCYGAQYLAPFFTNPKSWKILDFLVGVIMWAIAAAILM